One Halovivax ruber XH-70 genomic region harbors:
- the pyrF gene encoding orotidine-5'-phosphate decarboxylase, which produces MNFFDRLHDRIVTVDSVVSVGLDPDPSRIPAHLQDHDLPRWAFNRRIIDATHEHAAVFKPNAAFYEDPDGFRALEETIAYAHGKDVPVLLDAKRADIGNTTRQYAELVDPDSSGPSADAITVNPYMGRDSLQPFLANEEAGVFVLCRTSNPGGADLQDLELESGEALYERVAALADLWNENDNVGLVVGATKPEELEELREQVPDLPFLVPGVGAQGGDAEVAVEYGLANGVGLVNSSRGIIFAGEDAGADFDTAAGRAAKRLKKRLNQYRDE; this is translated from the coding sequence ATGAACTTCTTCGATCGGCTGCACGACCGGATCGTCACGGTCGACAGCGTCGTCTCCGTCGGGCTCGACCCCGACCCGTCCCGCATCCCGGCTCACCTGCAGGATCACGACCTTCCGCGGTGGGCGTTCAACCGGCGGATCATCGACGCGACGCACGAACACGCGGCCGTCTTCAAACCCAACGCGGCGTTCTACGAGGATCCCGACGGGTTCCGGGCCCTGGAAGAGACGATCGCGTACGCCCACGGCAAGGACGTCCCCGTCTTGCTCGACGCCAAGCGGGCGGACATCGGCAACACGACGCGACAGTACGCCGAACTCGTCGATCCCGACTCGTCCGGGCCGTCGGCTGACGCGATCACCGTCAATCCGTACATGGGTAGGGACTCGTTACAGCCGTTCCTCGCAAACGAGGAGGCTGGCGTCTTCGTCCTCTGTCGAACCTCGAACCCCGGTGGGGCGGATCTCCAGGACCTCGAACTCGAATCCGGCGAAGCGCTGTACGAACGCGTGGCTGCACTGGCCGACCTCTGGAACGAGAACGACAACGTGGGCCTCGTCGTCGGCGCGACCAAACCCGAGGAACTCGAGGAACTCAGAGAACAGGTGCCGGACTTGCCCTTCCTCGTCCCGGGCGTCGGGGCCCAGGGTGGCGACGCGGAGGTCGCCGTCGAGTACGGCCTCGCGAACGGTGTCGGACTGGTCAACTCCTCGCGCGGGATCATCTTTGCTGGCGAGGACGCGGGCGCAGACTTCGACACGGCGGCAGGGAGGGCCGCGAAGCGCCTCAAGAAACGACTGAATCAGTACCGCGACGAGTGA
- a CDS encoding potassium channel family protein: protein MRWLYVALGVSILVATVVDILWTTLWVDGGSGPLARRLTTGIWRGLRRVSDERRTLSTAGPLILTGTLVLWIAGIWTGWSLLFAADPWALVSTRTGAPADWPGRIYYVAYTMFTSGNGDYFPRGDGWELASALTTATGMAFVTLGVSYVLTVLSAVSQKRSFASAVTSLGERSEAFVRAGHTDTDGFDGLERPLESLGEQLGQLADQHQSYPILHYYHSERPTESAAVAVAILDDALTVFECGLPEGNGPNRTVWRVARGSVDQYLYTLDTAFVDPADEAPPPPALDRLRRADIDTVSDDAFADALAERSERRRTTLGVVRGDAWEWPPVDDDAA, encoded by the coding sequence ATGCGCTGGCTGTACGTCGCCCTCGGTGTGAGTATCCTCGTTGCAACGGTCGTCGACATCCTCTGGACGACGCTGTGGGTCGATGGGGGTTCGGGGCCGCTCGCCAGGCGACTCACGACCGGAATCTGGCGAGGATTGCGACGGGTGAGTGACGAGCGCCGGACCTTAAGCACCGCGGGCCCGCTCATCCTCACCGGAACGCTCGTACTGTGGATCGCCGGCATCTGGACCGGGTGGAGCCTGCTGTTCGCCGCCGACCCCTGGGCGCTCGTGAGTACGAGAACTGGTGCCCCCGCCGATTGGCCGGGCCGCATCTACTACGTCGCCTACACCATGTTCACCTCGGGCAACGGCGACTACTTCCCGCGAGGCGACGGCTGGGAACTGGCGAGCGCGCTCACGACTGCCACGGGGATGGCGTTCGTGACCCTCGGTGTTTCCTACGTCCTCACCGTCCTGAGCGCCGTCTCCCAGAAACGCTCGTTCGCGAGCGCCGTCACCAGCCTCGGCGAACGGTCGGAAGCGTTCGTTCGGGCCGGCCACACCGACACCGACGGCTTCGACGGGCTCGAACGCCCGCTCGAATCCCTCGGCGAACAGCTCGGCCAGCTCGCCGACCAGCACCAGTCCTACCCCATCTTGCACTACTACCACAGCGAACGGCCGACCGAATCCGCGGCGGTCGCCGTCGCCATCCTCGACGACGCGCTGACCGTCTTCGAGTGCGGGCTCCCCGAAGGAAACGGACCGAATCGAACGGTCTGGCGCGTCGCTCGCGGCAGTGTCGATCAGTACCTGTACACGCTCGATACGGCGTTCGTCGATCCCGCCGACGAGGCGCCGCCTCCACCGGCGCTCGATCGACTGCGACGGGCAGACATCGACACGGTCTCGGACGACGCCTTCGCGGACGCACTCGCCGAACGGAGCGAGCGGCGGCGGACGACGCTCGGCGTCGTCCGCGGCGACGCCTGGGAGTGGCCGCCGGTCGACGACGATGCGGCGTGA
- a CDS encoding GTPBP1 family GTP-binding protein: MSRDRALLQRALDRGEEDGGNVEFKERLSRHVHLAEGRRESLAAQLRHRVLSGDGEATYVVGVTDNGGLAGISPDAFSESMDVLSLLAEEADAHIEDVQTWGVDRSNVGADSSVEDGKDAASEGAGEADSASGLVGVATVCDGAVLETDTEHVVVGTAGHVDHGKSTLVGSLVTGRADDGEGNTRSFLDVKPHEVERGLSADLSYAVYGFDDDGPVHVRNPNRKGDRAAVVEEADRLVSFVDTVGHEPWLRTTIRGLVGQKLDYGLLTVAADDGPTRVTREHLGVLLATDLPTMVAITKTDLVEDERVEAVEREVERLLRDVEKSPLSIERHGVDAAVEEIGETVVPIVRTSAVTTAGLDTLDELFDRLPKTAGEDGAFRMYVDRSYSVTGVGAVASGTIKSGEVEAGDELLVGPMADGGFREVEVRSIEMHYHRVDRARSGRIVGIALKGIAESALERGMVLLPADADPDPVREFEAEVMVLNHPTRIGDGYEPVVHLETIGEAAAFHPDDGRLLPGDSGTARVRFKFRPYLVEEGQKFVFREGRSKGVGTVTDVTPVG; this comes from the coding sequence ATGTCCCGTGACCGGGCCCTGTTGCAGCGGGCCCTGGACCGTGGCGAGGAGGACGGTGGCAACGTCGAATTCAAAGAGCGTCTCTCCCGGCACGTCCACCTGGCGGAGGGGCGACGCGAGAGTCTCGCAGCGCAGTTGCGCCATCGCGTACTCTCCGGTGACGGAGAGGCGACCTACGTCGTTGGAGTCACCGACAACGGCGGCCTCGCCGGCATCTCGCCGGACGCGTTCTCCGAGTCGATGGACGTCCTCTCCCTGCTCGCCGAGGAAGCCGATGCCCACATCGAAGACGTCCAGACGTGGGGCGTCGACCGGTCCAACGTGGGGGCGGATTCGTCCGTCGAGGACGGGAAGGACGCCGCGTCGGAGGGAGCCGGTGAGGCCGACTCCGCGAGTGGCCTCGTCGGCGTCGCGACGGTGTGTGACGGCGCGGTTCTCGAGACGGACACCGAACACGTCGTCGTCGGCACCGCCGGCCACGTCGACCACGGCAAGTCCACCCTCGTCGGCTCGCTGGTGACCGGCCGGGCCGACGACGGCGAGGGCAACACGCGGAGCTTTCTCGACGTCAAGCCCCACGAGGTCGAACGCGGCCTCTCGGCGGACCTCTCCTACGCAGTCTACGGGTTCGACGACGATGGCCCAGTTCACGTCCGGAATCCGAACCGCAAGGGCGATCGCGCGGCGGTCGTCGAGGAGGCGGATCGCCTCGTCTCGTTCGTCGACACGGTCGGGCACGAACCATGGCTGCGGACGACGATCCGCGGCCTCGTCGGGCAGAAGCTCGACTACGGGTTACTCACCGTCGCGGCCGACGACGGGCCAACCCGCGTCACGCGCGAACACCTCGGGGTCCTCCTCGCGACGGATCTGCCGACCATGGTCGCCATCACGAAGACGGATCTCGTCGAGGACGAGCGCGTCGAAGCGGTCGAACGCGAGGTCGAACGCCTGCTGCGCGACGTCGAGAAGTCGCCGCTGTCGATCGAGCGCCACGGCGTCGACGCGGCCGTCGAGGAGATCGGCGAGACGGTCGTTCCGATCGTACGCACGAGCGCGGTCACGACCGCGGGCCTCGATACGCTCGACGAACTCTTCGACCGACTCCCCAAGACCGCCGGCGAGGACGGCGCGTTCCGAATGTACGTGGATCGCTCCTACTCGGTGACCGGCGTCGGCGCGGTCGCTTCGGGGACGATCAAGTCGGGCGAAGTCGAAGCGGGCGACGAACTGCTCGTCGGGCCGATGGCCGACGGCGGCTTTCGCGAGGTCGAGGTCCGCTCGATCGAGATGCACTATCACCGCGTCGACCGGGCCCGGTCGGGCCGAATCGTCGGCATCGCCCTGAAGGGAATCGCCGAGTCGGCCTTAGAGCGCGGGATGGTCCTCTTGCCGGCCGACGCCGATCCCGACCCAGTCCGGGAGTTCGAGGCCGAAGTGATGGTGCTCAACCACCCGACTCGCATCGGCGACGGCTACGAACCGGTGGTTCACTTAGAGACCATCGGCGAGGCAGCCGCGTTTCATCCAGACGACGGACGCCTCCTCCCCGGGGACTCCGGGACGGCCCGCGTTCGATTCAAGTTCCGCCCGTACCTCGTCGAGGAGGGCCAGAAGTTCGTCTTCCGCGAGGGCCGCAGTAAAGGCGTCGGGACGGTGACCGACGTGACGCCAGTCGGGTAA
- a CDS encoding sensory rhodopsin transducer, with amino-acid sequence MLGTTTWAIPEGYIPVGSTGPEPELESHETVCLLNAGDETAAVEITIYFADREPAGPYEVTVPARRTRHVRFDELDEPEPIPRGTDYASVIEADVPIVCQHTRLDSRQAENALLSTMAAPIE; translated from the coding sequence GTGCTCGGTACGACGACGTGGGCCATTCCGGAAGGCTACATTCCCGTGGGAAGCACCGGTCCCGAACCGGAACTGGAGAGCCACGAGACGGTGTGTCTCTTGAACGCGGGCGATGAGACTGCAGCCGTCGAGATCACGATCTACTTCGCCGATCGAGAACCGGCAGGGCCGTACGAGGTAACGGTTCCGGCGAGACGGACCCGCCACGTCAGGTTCGACGAACTGGACGAGCCGGAGCCGATCCCACGCGGGACTGACTACGCCAGCGTCATCGAGGCCGACGTCCCCATCGTCTGTCAGCATACGCGGCTGGACTCGCGACAGGCCGAGAACGCGCTCCTCTCGACGATGGCGGCACCGATCGAGTGA
- a CDS encoding universal stress protein, which produces MADRILVPYDGSPQSRAALELVFDEFPDGDVTALYVIEIPQGYWAQLIGPELQLPVSEQVEEHAEELLQSASDIATEYGRDLETTYVTGEPDNRIVAYAESESMDLIVIGSHGQEGLSRVLLGSVAETVVRRSPVSVLVARGDGDR; this is translated from the coding sequence ATGGCCGACCGGATTCTCGTTCCCTACGACGGATCGCCACAGTCACGAGCGGCGCTCGAACTGGTCTTCGACGAATTCCCCGATGGAGACGTGACGGCGCTGTACGTCATCGAGATCCCGCAGGGGTACTGGGCCCAGCTCATCGGCCCCGAACTCCAGCTCCCCGTCAGCGAACAGGTCGAAGAACACGCCGAAGAACTCCTCCAGTCGGCGAGCGACATCGCGACGGAATACGGACGGGATTTGGAGACGACGTACGTGACCGGCGAACCGGACAATCGGATCGTCGCCTACGCGGAATCGGAGTCGATGGATCTGATCGTCATCGGCAGCCACGGGCAGGAGGGCCTCTCGCGCGTCCTGCTCGGGAGCGTCGCAGAAACCGTCGTCCGGCGCTCCCCGGTTTCCGTCCTCGTGGCCCGGGGAGACGGAGACAGGTAG
- a CDS encoding catalase, protein MPPESPTDDGTEDESFEEDPPSTATGDDTAEATDETIEESPDEAVDESPDETAADGGQPGTSDGEDVDAEAKQRQLDEVREDAAGEYLTGDHGVRIPDTDNSLKAGQRGPTIMEDFHFREKMTQFDHESIPERVVHARGTGAYGYFQPYEDPDLGEYDDISDVTKASFLQDPAQKTPVFTRFSTVVGSRGSADTVRDVRGFAIKFYTEAGNWDLVGNNMPVFFIQDAIEFPDLVHAIKPEPDDAVPQAASAHDTFWDFASLKPEITHMLMWLLSGRALPRAYWMMQGFGVHTYRFVDDGGESVFVKFHLDPKLGTNELVWDETQKIAGNNPDFNREGLYDIIEAGHELEWEVGVQLVEEDEADQFDFDLLDPTKIIPETEVPVRPIGKLVLNETPDNFFAETEQVAFHPGNVVPGIDFTNDPLLQGRLFSYQDTQLNRFNSANWDEIPINRPLAERHNNQRAGFMRQEINTGTASYKPNSIGDDDPAEASASEGGYEHHAEKVDGRKIRNRSESFEDHFSQARLFWNSMTDHEKTHIVDAAHFELGKVDRMQIRERVVFDLFNNVDHEFAKRVAEGIGVEPPDTPGDEIDDHDREDPSLSMANRTPETIETRKVAVLLDDGVDAEQVETIRTALEDEGARVTIVSKLLGDRTAASGDPIEADEAHATTSSVLFDAAIVPGGRDSVDALSEQGDATHFVAELFKHKKPIAAVGEGVDLLDGLDLPDVDLAADGDGTVSALGVVTTRDDSSLDSTLDAFVDAIAAHRHWDRDPKDVRA, encoded by the coding sequence ATGCCACCGGAATCCCCCACCGACGACGGCACGGAAGACGAATCGTTCGAGGAGGATCCCCCATCGACAGCCACGGGCGACGACACTGCAGAAGCGACGGACGAGACAATCGAGGAGTCGCCCGACGAGGCAGTGGACGAGTCACCCGACGAGACGGCCGCCGACGGTGGCCAGCCAGGAACGAGCGACGGCGAGGATGTCGACGCGGAGGCGAAACAGCGCCAGCTCGACGAGGTTCGCGAGGATGCGGCGGGCGAGTACCTGACGGGCGACCACGGCGTCAGGATCCCGGACACGGACAACTCCCTGAAGGCGGGCCAGCGGGGGCCGACGATTATGGAGGACTTCCACTTCCGGGAGAAGATGACCCAGTTCGACCACGAGTCGATCCCGGAGCGGGTGGTCCACGCCCGGGGAACGGGCGCCTACGGCTACTTCCAGCCGTACGAAGATCCGGATCTGGGGGAGTACGACGACATCTCGGACGTGACGAAGGCGTCCTTCCTGCAGGATCCGGCCCAGAAGACGCCGGTGTTCACCCGGTTCTCGACGGTCGTCGGCTCGCGCGGATCGGCGGACACGGTGCGGGACGTTCGGGGTTTTGCGATCAAGTTCTACACGGAGGCGGGCAACTGGGACCTCGTCGGGAACAACATGCCCGTCTTCTTCATCCAGGACGCGATCGAGTTCCCCGATCTGGTACACGCGATCAAGCCAGAGCCCGACGACGCGGTCCCGCAGGCCGCCTCGGCACACGACACGTTCTGGGACTTCGCCTCACTCAAGCCGGAGATCACGCACATGCTCATGTGGCTCCTCTCGGGGCGCGCACTTCCCAGGGCCTACTGGATGATGCAGGGCTTCGGCGTCCACACGTACCGGTTCGTCGACGACGGAGGCGAGTCCGTGTTCGTCAAGTTCCACCTCGATCCGAAACTCGGCACGAACGAACTCGTCTGGGACGAGACCCAGAAGATCGCGGGGAACAATCCCGACTTCAACCGCGAAGGTCTCTACGACATCATCGAGGCGGGACACGAACTCGAGTGGGAGGTTGGCGTCCAACTCGTCGAGGAGGACGAAGCCGACCAGTTCGACTTCGACCTGCTCGATCCGACGAAGATCATCCCGGAGACCGAGGTCCCGGTCAGGCCGATCGGGAAGCTGGTGCTGAACGAGACGCCGGACAACTTCTTCGCCGAGACCGAACAGGTGGCGTTCCACCCTGGCAACGTCGTCCCCGGCATCGACTTCACGAACGACCCGCTCTTGCAGGGACGGCTCTTCTCCTATCAGGATACGCAACTCAACCGCTTCAACAGCGCGAATTGGGACGAGATACCGATCAACCGACCGCTGGCCGAACGCCACAACAACCAGCGCGCTGGATTCATGCGCCAGGAGATCAACACCGGCACGGCGTCGTACAAGCCCAACTCCATCGGCGACGACGATCCGGCGGAGGCGTCCGCCTCTGAGGGCGGCTACGAGCACCACGCCGAGAAGGTCGACGGGCGGAAGATCAGAAATCGAAGCGAGAGCTTCGAGGATCACTTCTCGCAGGCTCGGCTGTTCTGGAACAGCATGACCGATCACGAGAAAACACACATCGTCGACGCGGCGCACTTCGAACTCGGCAAGGTCGACCGGATGCAGATCCGCGAACGCGTCGTCTTCGACCTGTTCAACAACGTCGATCACGAGTTCGCGAAACGGGTCGCCGAGGGCATCGGTGTCGAGCCGCCGGACACACCTGGTGACGAGATCGACGACCACGACCGCGAGGACCCCTCGCTGAGCATGGCGAACCGGACGCCGGAGACGATCGAGACGCGCAAGGTCGCCGTCCTGCTCGACGACGGTGTCGACGCGGAGCAGGTCGAGACGATACGCACTGCCCTCGAGGACGAGGGTGCACGCGTCACGATCGTCTCCAAGCTTCTCGGCGACCGAACGGCGGCCAGCGGCGATCCGATCGAAGCCGACGAGGCCCACGCGACGACCAGTTCCGTCCTCTTCGACGCGGCCATCGTTCCTGGTGGGCGCGACAGCGTCGATGCGCTCTCCGAGCAGGGGGACGCGACCCACTTCGTCGCGGAGCTGTTCAAACACAAGAAGCCGATCGCCGCGGTCGGCGAGGGTGTCGACCTGCTCGACGGACTCGACCTGCCGGACGTCGATCTCGCGGCCGACGGTGATGGGACCGTCTCTGCGCTCGGGGTCGTCACGACTCGCGACGATTCGTCGCTCGATTCCACCCTCGACGCGTTCGTCGACGCGATCGCTGCCCACCGACACTGGGATCGGGACCCGAAAGACGTCCGGGCCTGA
- a CDS encoding M48 family metallopeptidase — protein MSLTRRHLSLVGRGLGALVIVTCVSLTIAVIAAGVLGATALLVVGTGLTLLSVLFFPVLEGTWIVNFWDLPPTTVVAAAIGIGFVALPVVYLRPVRAEIRAFERTIAEPGASADDRHPELAAASRKLAAQAGIPEPDLRIVNRRRPESYAIGGRTGGTIVLTRGLIRELDDAERVAVLAHEIAHLANDDSRFMRRLLVPLLVAERIEVDERPTLNRVHGVSPISHGGRLLAWGVLTAVTTGQERLCELGIGLFSRGREFAADRAAAELTGSPGALASALETLDDSRGPPTQDKREYARSTSTLDILPPAKRSRNRFFRTHPETARRIERLKTMAETAQETRTAS, from the coding sequence ATGTCCCTCACGCGGCGCCACCTGTCCCTGGTCGGACGCGGGCTCGGCGCACTGGTGATCGTCACCTGTGTCTCGCTCACGATTGCCGTGATCGCGGCGGGCGTCCTCGGCGCCACCGCCCTCCTCGTCGTCGGAACGGGACTGACACTGCTGTCTGTTCTGTTCTTCCCCGTTCTGGAGGGGACCTGGATCGTGAATTTCTGGGACCTTCCCCCGACGACGGTAGTCGCGGCGGCGATTGGAATCGGATTCGTCGCGCTCCCCGTCGTGTATCTGCGGCCGGTCCGAGCCGAGATTCGCGCGTTCGAACGGACGATCGCCGAGCCCGGAGCGTCTGCGGACGACCGCCACCCCGAACTCGCCGCGGCGAGCAGGAAACTGGCCGCTCAGGCGGGGATTCCTGAGCCCGACCTCCGCATCGTCAACCGACGACGCCCCGAGTCGTACGCGATCGGCGGCCGAACCGGCGGGACGATCGTCCTCACCCGCGGCCTGATTCGCGAACTCGACGACGCGGAGCGGGTCGCCGTGCTCGCCCACGAAATAGCACACCTGGCGAACGACGACAGTCGATTCATGCGTCGACTGCTCGTCCCGCTGCTCGTCGCCGAACGGATCGAGGTCGACGAGCGACCGACCCTGAATCGGGTCCACGGGGTGAGCCCGATTAGCCACGGCGGTCGACTCCTCGCGTGGGGTGTCCTGACCGCGGTAACGACGGGACAGGAACGCCTGTGTGAACTCGGCATCGGACTCTTCTCACGCGGGCGCGAGTTCGCGGCCGATCGTGCCGCGGCGGAGCTGACCGGGTCACCCGGCGCACTGGCGAGCGCACTCGAGACGCTCGACGACAGTCGTGGGCCCCCGACACAGGACAAGCGCGAGTACGCGCGGTCGACGAGCACGCTCGACATCCTCCCGCCAGCCAAGCGCTCGAGGAACCGGTTCTTCCGGACGCATCCCGAAACGGCTCGCCGTATCGAGCGCCTCAAGACGATGGCCGAGACAGCCCAGGAAACCCGAACGGCCTCGTGA
- the mch gene encoding methenyltetrahydromethanopterin cyclohydrolase, with product MDQLNRMAIELVDEALEYAEELNVGVTELDSESTILDFGIDHPGGMEAGLLLAEIQTAGLATLRRELGTVGSATVPYVELSTDQPALSLLCAQKAGWELATEDFEGLGSGPARALVGEEDVFHRIGYSETFDLTALAVETDQYPTEAAADQVAAFADVQPSGVFLLAYPSASLVGSVTNAARAAELSTYRLAELGYDPRDIVSASGRAPVAPVAGDEGTAIARTTSALAYGGRAHLVVREPFDDFDAITSTAAADHGVPFVEIFEGMDWHFDDAPAELFGPATVTVDVIGGETHTFGQTHEDVLVESFDL from the coding sequence ATGGACCAACTGAATCGGATGGCGATCGAGCTGGTCGACGAAGCGCTCGAGTACGCCGAGGAGTTGAACGTCGGCGTCACCGAGCTCGACTCCGAGTCGACCATCCTCGACTTCGGTATCGATCACCCCGGCGGGATGGAGGCCGGGCTGTTGCTCGCCGAGATCCAGACCGCCGGCCTCGCGACGCTCCGTCGCGAGCTCGGGACCGTCGGCAGTGCGACGGTGCCGTACGTCGAACTCTCGACCGACCAGCCCGCCCTGTCGCTGCTCTGTGCGCAGAAAGCCGGCTGGGAACTCGCGACAGAGGACTTCGAGGGACTCGGAAGCGGGCCAGCCCGCGCGCTCGTCGGCGAAGAGGACGTCTTCCATCGGATCGGCTACTCGGAGACGTTCGATCTGACCGCACTCGCCGTCGAGACCGACCAGTACCCGACCGAAGCCGCCGCGGATCAGGTCGCCGCGTTCGCCGACGTCCAGCCCAGCGGTGTCTTCCTGCTGGCGTACCCGAGCGCGAGTCTCGTCGGCAGCGTAACGAACGCCGCCAGAGCCGCAGAGCTTTCGACCTACCGGCTGGCCGAACTGGGGTACGACCCGCGTGACATCGTCTCGGCGAGCGGGCGCGCACCGGTTGCCCCCGTGGCCGGAGACGAGGGCACGGCCATCGCCCGAACGACCAGCGCGCTGGCCTACGGCGGGCGCGCTCACCTGGTCGTCCGCGAACCGTTCGACGACTTCGACGCGATCACGTCGACCGCCGCGGCCGACCACGGCGTGCCCTTCGTCGAGATCTTCGAGGGAATGGACTGGCACTTCGACGACGCACCGGCCGAACTATTTGGCCCCGCGACCGTAACCGTCGACGTGATCGGCGGCGAGACACACACGTTCGGCCAGACGCACGAAGACGTGCTCGTCGAATCCTTCGACCTGTAA
- a CDS encoding VOC family protein: MELSSVYVGVEDMGRAVDFYSELFESEPEQEEERYSIFSFGTVDFGLYNAAFDGYETRFGNNCVPNFEVADVDDAYERIESLAPKMIHETILEFGDYRTFHFVDSEGNEIEVFSLDST; the protein is encoded by the coding sequence GTGGAACTGAGCTCCGTCTACGTTGGAGTCGAAGACATGGGTCGGGCGGTCGATTTCTATAGCGAGCTCTTCGAAAGTGAACCCGAACAGGAAGAAGAACGGTATTCGATCTTTTCGTTCGGAACGGTCGATTTCGGCCTGTACAACGCCGCTTTCGACGGCTACGAGACCAGATTCGGGAACAATTGCGTGCCGAATTTCGAAGTCGCCGACGTCGACGACGCGTACGAACGGATCGAATCGCTCGCACCGAAGATGATCCACGAAACGATACTCGAATTTGGCGACTATCGAACGTTCCATTTCGTCGACAGTGAGGGAAACGAGATAGAGGTGTTCAGTCTCGATTCGACCTAG
- a CDS encoding acyl-CoA thioester hydrolase/BAAT C-terminal domain-containing protein, whose protein sequence is MSRLPPTRRAILAGAGSAVTASLAGCALTGDEGSGGDGVDEEFILTFHHPETVRSDEPFDMTIEGLPANTEVDVVVESADAEGTIFDGRATIRTDDGTVTLSEATVVSDRTDALSGTVPEGVEVPLTVALVQFAEQSLHFYTPPRESTPTYRVETDEGVLGETKLTRRFPDVSAGIELDHPDLVGWVYEPVDSQSGPGVLLLHGSGGSPMRTTAALLAEHGYTAVALQYFDAPPLSEALSEVPLAYIETAAEFLRTFETVGSEQIGLYGGSRGGELALLAASTFDGFGPVVSVAGSGVVFEGSDNGLPTNTSTWTHDGEPVPYIPFRGVDSLEMADEADLQRATIPVEGIDDRVLLLSGADDTLWPSAALQQIAADRLAEHGHSEFEHVVYEQTGHYFIEPYVPIMGATEHGGELAGCAIASHDHWPKVLETLSSLK, encoded by the coding sequence ATGAGTCGACTGCCGCCGACTAGACGAGCGATCCTGGCTGGGGCCGGTAGCGCCGTGACCGCTTCACTTGCCGGATGTGCGCTGACAGGAGATGAAGGTTCCGGGGGTGATGGGGTCGACGAGGAGTTCATCCTGACGTTCCACCACCCGGAAACGGTCAGAAGCGACGAACCCTTCGATATGACGATCGAGGGACTGCCCGCGAATACCGAGGTAGACGTGGTCGTTGAGAGTGCAGATGCCGAGGGAACGATTTTCGACGGCCGAGCGACGATTCGAACCGACGACGGGACGGTCACCCTCTCGGAGGCAACTGTGGTGAGTGACCGGACAGATGCGCTTTCGGGGACGGTCCCCGAAGGGGTCGAAGTTCCGCTCACCGTGGCACTCGTCCAGTTCGCCGAACAGTCGTTGCACTTCTACACGCCACCACGAGAGAGCACACCGACGTACCGCGTCGAAACCGACGAAGGGGTGTTGGGAGAGACGAAGCTAACCCGGCGGTTTCCCGACGTCTCTGCGGGGATCGAGCTCGATCACCCTGATCTCGTCGGCTGGGTGTACGAACCGGTTGATAGCCAGTCGGGTCCTGGCGTCTTGCTGTTACACGGAAGTGGCGGGAGTCCAATGCGGACCACCGCCGCCCTGCTGGCCGAACATGGCTACACGGCGGTCGCTCTCCAGTACTTCGATGCGCCGCCCCTCTCGGAGGCCCTCAGCGAAGTACCGCTTGCGTACATCGAAACCGCCGCTGAGTTTCTCCGCACGTTCGAGACAGTAGGTAGCGAGCAGATTGGGTTGTACGGCGGTTCCAGAGGTGGTGAACTCGCACTACTTGCAGCCAGTACATTCGACGGGTTCGGACCAGTCGTCTCGGTTGCGGGGAGCGGCGTCGTCTTCGAAGGCAGCGACAACGGTCTGCCCACTAACACATCCACCTGGACCCACGACGGGGAGCCGGTTCCATACATTCCATTCAGGGGGGTCGATTCCCTCGAAATGGCTGACGAAGCGGACCTGCAACGGGCGACGATCCCGGTTGAGGGCATCGATGACCGGGTTCTGCTGCTCTCCGGAGCGGACGATACACTGTGGCCATCGGCAGCCCTCCAGCAAATTGCGGCCGATCGGCTCGCGGAACACGGGCATTCGGAGTTCGAACACGTCGTCTACGAACAGACGGGTCACTACTTTATCGAACCATACGTGCCGATAATGGGTGCAACCGAGCACGGTGGCGAGTTGGCAGGCTGCGCAATTGCCAGCCACGACCATTGGCCGAAGGTGCTCGAGACCCTCTCATCGCTGAAGTAA